The following coding sequences lie in one Paraburkholderia largidicola genomic window:
- the sctT gene encoding type III secretion system export apparatus subunit SctT, which translates to MNDLLQFYGPWLLRHLAVLGVCSLRLYAIMTLFPPTADGVLQGRLRNGVALSFSLFVALAQPESFAESLTGFALVITSLRETLIGVVMGFAAATVFWVAEGAGIYLDNLTGYNNAQLSNPMLSQQSTPSATLLGQIATVAFWSLGGMQFLLEALYESYRWWPVASTKPMSMDFLAVFAMHQTDTLMQTIAKLAAPMLLVLLLIDLGANLASKAAQKLDLSALSQPIKGAVTVLMLAVFAGLFVHQVQDQLDLRLFKEQVRAIAQMSDRDTDLKPGAQAHRNDVSP; encoded by the coding sequence ATGAACGACCTGTTGCAGTTTTACGGCCCCTGGTTGCTCAGGCATCTTGCCGTGCTCGGCGTCTGCTCGCTGCGGCTCTACGCAATCATGACGCTGTTTCCGCCCACCGCCGACGGCGTGCTGCAAGGCCGCTTGCGCAACGGCGTCGCGCTGAGCTTCTCGCTGTTCGTCGCGCTGGCGCAACCGGAGTCGTTCGCGGAGTCGCTGACGGGCTTCGCGCTGGTGATCACGAGCTTGCGCGAAACGCTGATCGGCGTCGTGATGGGCTTCGCGGCGGCGACGGTGTTCTGGGTCGCGGAAGGCGCGGGCATCTACCTGGACAATCTGACGGGCTACAACAACGCGCAGTTGAGCAACCCGATGCTGTCGCAACAGTCGACGCCGTCCGCGACGCTGCTCGGCCAGATCGCGACCGTCGCGTTCTGGTCGCTCGGCGGCATGCAGTTTTTGCTGGAGGCGCTGTACGAGTCGTATCGATGGTGGCCGGTTGCATCGACGAAGCCGATGTCGATGGATTTTCTCGCCGTGTTCGCGATGCATCAGACGGACACGCTGATGCAGACCATCGCGAAGCTCGCCGCGCCGATGCTGCTCGTGCTGCTGCTGATCGACCTGGGTGCGAATCTCGCGTCGAAAGCCGCGCAGAAACTCGATCTGAGCGCGCTGAGTCAACCCATCAAGGGCGCGGTGACGGTGCTGATGCTGGCCGTTTTCGCAGGGCTTTTCGTGCATCAGGTGCAGGATCAGTTGGACTTGCGGCTCTTCAAGGAGCAGGTCCGCGCCATCGCGCAGATGAGCGATCGCGACACCGATCTGAAGCCGGGCGCGCAGGCGCATCGCAACGATGTGTCACCGTGA